In Candidatus Methylomirabilota bacterium, the following are encoded in one genomic region:
- a CDS encoding Fe-S-containing hydro-lyase: MLRLTTPLSDGDVVQLRAGDRVRLFGILLTGRDAAHKRLVDRLDEGQPLPVDVRGQIIYYVGPTPPPPGMVIGSAGPTTGGRMDRYAPRLMALGLKGMIGKGHRSQSVRDAMRQWKCVYFGAVGGAGALLSRYIKAAEIVAYDDLGTEAIRRLTVEDFPVIVVNDTHGGDLYEDGMKQYARPAGEASE; this comes from the coding sequence GTGCTCCGGTTGACGACCCCTCTCTCGGACGGCGACGTCGTCCAGCTCCGGGCCGGGGACCGGGTGCGTCTGTTCGGGATCCTCCTCACCGGCCGTGATGCCGCGCACAAGCGACTCGTCGACCGACTCGACGAGGGGCAGCCGTTGCCGGTCGACGTTCGCGGCCAGATCATCTACTATGTGGGGCCGACGCCGCCGCCGCCTGGCATGGTGATCGGCTCGGCCGGGCCCACCACCGGAGGGCGCATGGACAGATATGCGCCCCGGCTGATGGCGCTCGGCCTCAAAGGGATGATCGGCAAGGGACACCGCTCGCAGTCGGTACGGGACGCGATGCGCCAGTGGAAGTGCGTGTATTTCGGGGCGGTGGGGGGGGCCGGCGCGCTCCTCTCCAGGTACATCAAGGCCGCCGAGATCGTCGCCTACGATGACTTGGGGACCGAAGCGATCCGCCGCCTCACCGTGGAGGACTTCCCGGTGATCGTGGTCAACGACACCCACGGCGGCGACCTCTACGAGGACGGGATGAAGCAATACGCGCGCCCGGCCGGGGAGGCCTCCGAATGA